In the genome of Theropithecus gelada isolate Dixy chromosome 19, Tgel_1.0, whole genome shotgun sequence, the window CCGCGCCGCCGGACCCCGAGGTCCCAGTCCCCGAGCCCCGGAAGAGCTGGGAGATGCGCTTGGCGCGACTACCGGAGGCTCCCCCGGCCGCCTTGACAGCGCCCACTCGCCGCAGCTCCACGTGCGGCGGGGGCGGAGGTAGCGGCTCGCTGCTACGGCTCCCCGTGTCCGACGAAGAAGACCTGGGAGTCCGCCGGGGAACAGAGTCGCGGGAGAGAGACCCGAACAACACGCCAAGACGGGGGTGGAGGACAGATTAGGAGGGAAGTgagcagagacccagagagaggacAGGGATCCAGGGTGGATGGACGGGGCGGGGGTGAGGGTTGGCACAGAGACgcgaggcaaagagagagaaaataaataaataaataaataaataaataaataaaggcaagtCCCACAGAAGGAAATTCCAAGAGGTGagcagagaggggaggaaggaaggtgaATCAATCCCCCTGCTCTTTCTGTCCTCATCCCGGTGCCGATCTGGCCTCACTCCACCTCCTGCCTGGCCTAGCTCTTACTCCCACAGCGCCCTGGTATCGCTGCGCCCCACCGTCTCGCCCTGCCCACAAGCTCGCTTGCCCAATTCAGGATGAGGACCGGAGCCAACCCTTTGCAGGGACTGGGCTGTGAACAGGGACAGATGGGAGGCAGGTGTGCAGGGGCAGGAGTCCTGCAGAGATGGCACTCACTTGACAGAGGCTGCGCTGGGCCAGCGCCGCCCCAGCTTCGCCAGCTGCTTCCTGGGGGAATTGATCCACAGGCCCACGGGGAGATGAAGCTTCCCGAAGCGGGGGCTTCCGCCCTCCTTCCGTTCACCAGATAGCATGGCCCTAAGGGAAGGCGAGGAAGGCCTCAACTCCTAAGGCACTCTAGTGGGAATGGGGTGGAGGGAACCTGGACTCCGagtcagagggaggagggggctggggctCAGACTTGCGAGCCCAGAGGGAGCAGAGGGATGGTACCCTGGATTCCTGGGTCCTGGGATGGAAGATGGCTGGGGGACTGAGTCTTGGGTCCCAGGGAGGAGGGTTTGGGCCGCTGGGTCCCTGGCTCTTACCCTGCTTCGGGTCCGGCACACCCGGAGGCCCTGGCTCCACTGGCCTGGGTCAGTTCCACTGCTCTTGCCTCTGCCACGGCTCCCAGCACTGGGTGGGGGACAGGAAAAGGCAAGAGGAAACCCGGCAGGAAGAGCGGGGAGGGGGCGTCCTGTGAGGAGACCAGGCCTGGGGGAGGAGATCTGGGGAGGGTTGGCCCTGCCCCATTCCTTGATTCTGGAATTACGCCGCAGCCAGATGGCCCCCTCCACGACCCAAGGGTCCTGGTTTCCCGCCCTTCTTCCCTCAGGCCGGAGCCCATCCCCAGACCTCTGCTCTCGGGGAACCAAAGGCTAGGATCAGCCCCGTCCAGGGGAGTGAGTCAGATGCTTTGACAACAAGATAGATCTTTATTGGTGCCTCGaatctgtgtctttttcttttgggaCCTGGGGTTGCTCGACCACTCCACTGCCAAGGCCAAACAGTGAGGACTTGATGAAATCGATCACCTTCCTTCGACAAAATATCctaggggtgggagtggggtgcaGATCATGGAACCGGGTTGGGTAGTAATTGTGTGGGGGACACCCCTCCCAACCACCCCCTGTGTGACTTTATTCTAGCAATTATCTAAGCCTCGCCCTTCGAAGTCCTCCTATGCAAGCCCTCCGCACTCCATCCCCAGGAAAGTCCTGCTCTCAGTCCTCAGTAGCCCCCAGCCCAGCTTCTGCGTTGGGTTCCTGGAAGCCCCGCCCCTTACTCCAAGCCTAGCCAGCCTTCTTCAACGGGTTGCTCACGCAAAGGTAATGCCGGTTATCAGTGCTAGGGAGCCCCAGATCAGCAGCCCCAGAAGGCGGCCTTTCAGCATTTTCTCGGGCTTCAGAGGCTGGAGGGTATTGGACGACTCCGTGGTCGCCTCCCCCGGGGTTACGATATTTGGGGACGGTTTTTCCTCGTCGACCCTTTTGGGTAACACTGTTAGAGAAAGTGTAAAGAGCAGTTCTGGCAGGGCGTGGAGTTCCTGCCCTGGCAAAGGCAAGCCCGTCCCGGTAGCCTGCCATCCCAGAGATAATCACGCCTTCAACAGTGTAAAGCCTGAACACACCCAAGGGAACGCCTGTCCGCGGGGTCAGAGGCCACGCCCCCGGCGGGAAGCCACACCCCCTGCCCCGAAACCACACCCAACAGGAAGTCACGCCCCCATCGCCGAGGCCACGCCCCCGCCGCGGACCCCACCTTTCCTGGGCCCTGAATCCTACACTTCTCTCAACCCCACGGCACTGACCTGTGACGCGAAAATTGATGACCGTGGCTGGGCTGGAATTCACAGAGCCCAGCTCGCAGCGGTAGCTGCCTGCATCCTCTGGACCCACCATGGACTTGGTCAGGGTGGGCTCTTTCCCCTTGGACACCAAGGTCTCCGTATTGTTCCCCCAAACCTAGACCCAAGCTCAAGGGGTCACTGAGGCCTGAGGAATTCAGGGGTTGGGGGAGTACCGGGTTGAGAAGATCACAGGGCCTCAGTGTGGGAGGTGGGTGTCCAGGGTGTCACTGGTCGGGGCACGGGGTCCCCAGAGGTCAGTAGAGACCACACCTAATAGACCACCCGCCTGGGTCATGAGAATCGTGGGTGCAGGCCCACAGATCCAGTACACAAGTATTGTAGTCTAGGGAGTTCAAGGGTTACAGAAGTTGAGGCCCTCACCCTGTAAAAGCTGTAATCAGTGAGGCCTTCAGAAGCCTGATGCCAGTTTAACTCACAGTCCAGGATCATATCTTCCatttgaggaacctccacatTGCGCTCTGGGGGTGGAGGAAGACCATGGGACACTCTTTCAcggttctgtttgtttgtttgtttttgagatggaatcttgctctgtcgcccaggctggagtacagtggcctgatctccgctcactgcaacctctgcttcccgggttcaagcgattctcttgcctaagcctcctgagtatctgggactacaggcacacgccaccacgcccggctaagttttgtatttttagtagagacgggttttcaccattttggctaggctggtctcgaactcctaacctcaggcgatctgtctgcctcagcctcccaaagtgctgggattacaggcgtgagccactgcacccagcctccttcaGGGTTCTTTACCCTCCCCTAATCCTTTTACATTTGTTGTAACCCcgtcttttctcttcttttctttctcgctcgctcttttttttttttttttagacgaagtctcattctgtcacccaggctggagtgcagtggcaccatcttggctcactgcaaccttcacctcccaagttcaagcaattctctgcctcagcctcctgagtagctgggattacaggtgcccaccaccatgtctgactactttttttgtatttttagtaccaAAACgatggtttcaccatcttggccaggttggtcttgaactcctgacctcgtgattcacctgcctcggcctcccaaagtgctgggattacaggtgtgagccagctcgcacgcctctttttttttttttttttttttgacaaggtctcactcttttgcccgggctggagtgcagtggtatgatcgtagctcactgcagtctccaactcctgggtccaggcaatcctcctgcctcagccttccaagtatctaggactacaggcacacaccaccacacctggctgatttttaaatttttctgtagagatgggggtctcgctatgttgcccaggctggcctcaaactcctggcttcccgatcctcccgtctcagcctctcaaagtgctgggattataagtatgagccactgtacccagcctaaacCCTGCCTTTTCTTGTCTACTGCCCCCACACCCTCGTCTAAGCTCTCTCTAGTCTGTCTCTCCTATCGCCCCACCCCACCTGCACCAATTCCTCCTGCTGAGTACAGTTCTCTCACCCCCGCAATCGTAGGACTTTCGACAAGCGTGAACCTCCTTTTTGCAGTTCTTGCACCAGATCAGAGTTTGCAACATCACACCTGGAGGAGCAGAGTCAAGGCTTGTATTTGCCCACTAAGGGGCATGGCTAAAAGGAGAGGTCAGAGCCAAGGGGTGGGGCCAGGTCATCTACGACATTCCTAGATGGTCAGAGGAAGGGACAGGACCAGGACGCAGGTGGGTAGGAAGTGGACTCCAACAAGGCTCAGTAAAGAGTGTAAgcaaaggccgggcgtggtggcttactcctgtaatcccagcactttgggaggccgaggtgggcagatcacaaggtcaggagttcaagaccagcctgaccaatatggtgaaaccctgtctctactaaaaatacaaaaattagctgggtgtggtggcctgtaatcccagctacccagggaggctgaggcaggagaatagtttgaacctgggaggcggaggttgcagtgagccgtgatcgcaccactgcactccagcctgggcgacagggtgagactgtctttaaaaaaaaaaaaaaaaaaaaaaaaagaaggagtgTAAGTAGAATATGACCTGCTCCCCAGGAAATCCAAGGTGGAAAAAGAATACTGGAGACCCAGGAACCTCTCCAAGGCGGAGAATGACAAAACTACCAGGATCCAAAAAGGCGAGTGGGGAAGCTGACTATGTAGAGGGCAGGATGAGGAATAGAGGGTTAACTTCTGTAATCCGGACTCACCACATTTGTTGGGACAATAAGCTgtgtcaaaagagaaaaaaagagagagaaagagatgacaGAGTCAGATTTCTAAATGAAAGATGATGGAAGAGGGGGTTTGGGGAAGAGCTGGGCTTTGGGCTCTTGGGTTTGAGGGAGAAAAGACTTGGGTCTGAAGGAGGAGGCAGTTGGAGAAGCTGAGGAACTGGGCTTGGAGAAGTAAGGGGCTGGAGACAGGGACTCTTGGATAGTGGAAAGAGGAGCTGGGGGACACAGACTCCCATTTTCTCTCACCCTCTTTTTGGAATCGAGCAACATAGGTGGCAAAGGTTTCCTTTTGCAAGTGCAACATCCAAAATAGCTCCTTCACGAAGAGATCACCTGGGAAGACACAGGAACCCCCAGTCCCACGTGTGAGGTGCTGGAAGTTTACTTCTGCCTGCAGAGCTGGCAGTCTACTTCCTGGCCTTCTCAGGAAAGGGCACTAAAATTGACCGTCTAACATAATGCCAGCCGCTAGGCTAAGCCATGCATattttgggggatgggggagggtcttactctgccacccaggctggagtgcagtggtgcaatcatggctcactgcagcctcaacctcctggactcaagcaatcctccggtcTCAACcccccaggtagctaggactacaggcacacaccaccatgcccaggttatatatatgtgtatatatatattgtattttttgtagagacaaggtttcaccatgttggccaggctggtcttgaactactgagctcaagcaatctgtctgcctcagcctcccaaagtaccgggattataggcatgagctacccaCGCCCAGCCAGCAATACACATTTAAACTGAACAACTGAGGGAGCATTTTAGAGCCAAGGGAGCTTCAAAGTCCTTTGCGCAAGGCCatacagctaggaagtggcagagcaggCATTTGAACCTAGGCAGTGTGGCCCCACAGCCTAGTATCTGACCAAGAGACCAGGCAGCACTAATGCTGGCTTCCCTGAGAGATTCTGGACCCCTACTCCCTTGGGGCATTTACCTTTTACATCACTGTCTGTGATGCGTTTCAGATCCTTCAGCAAACTCCAGGACCCCTTTTGCAGTGTGGCCTCGTCTGTCAGGGGAGATACAACCCCAGATTCCAGCCTTACTGTCTCATTGGCGCGCCTAATCTTAGAAACTACAATACCCATGAGGCCACTGGGCAAGGATAGGCCTGGTTAAGGACTCAGTCGCCCGTTGCCTTCTGGGAGTTGTAGTTTTATTACGTAAAATCGCCGGATAAGGATAGGGAAAACAGTATGTACCAGCCCCAGGGAACTTCAGAATCTGCATCTCAGCCTTCTCCATTCCCGAATCCCGGAGACCTTGCTGTCAGCCTCTTCCTCCCCCTAGGTCttatctccttccttccctttcccaggACCCAGGGGTCCGTGGTCCCCCCTGCCCTCACCAACGACCCCCATATAGGTATCCTCATTAAGCGACAGTTCCTGGAAATCCTTCACAGCTTTCTCTACCCTTTCCATCAGGGCTTTGTGATGCTTCGCGTCCAGATGGCCAGGCAGATAATCTTTCTCCAGGGACTTTAGCGCCAGCACGACAGACGGGTCACATATAACACACTCCTCGGCAGGAAGCAAGCAACCGGCCAGCGCCGCACACAGGAGGGTAAACTGTGGCCCCATTGCAGCCGGCGCGCACAGTTCCCGAAGACCGTTAGGAAGGCTGCTCTCACCCCAAACCGAGAGCAGGAGAACGCTAAACGGAGAAAAGCCAAAATCCATCTTAAGAAATCCCACTGGGCTCCCTACCCATGGGGTCCCCAAACCGCGAAAAGAGGATCTTCAGGAAATCTCCAAATAAAGAGGACCTATGTCGTTCATCAAATGCCTCCGAAGTGTGAAACTGAGCCCCAACCCAGGGGACCCCAAATTTAGGGTTCTCACTGCATCCCAATTGAGAGATCAGAAAAACCGTTAAACAGGAAGCATTCGTAAGTCCCCAAACTCAGGACCTGGAATCTCCCAACCCCATGCGCCCCTTCCCCAAATCCCAAACTATGGAATTTTCCAAGTCCCCAGATTGACGTGATCCTGAACTCCAACCTTTAAGCGCAACCCTGAGGCACTCCCCCCCCCAGCCCCCAAAAACCTGTTGAACCTCAAGCTGAAGATTCAAAGCCCAAACCAATAAATCATCTAACACAGACCCAACCACGATATTGTCAAACTCGGAAGTCCTTCAAAACCAAAACACATTCCGAATTCCTAAACCTGGGGTCCGTACTAAGACTTAAGCAAGACTCCATGCGGTCCTCCAGACCCAGGGGGCCCTTGTTCACCCTTCCCCAAAACTAACGGGCTCCCAATTTGCGGGGCGCACCCTTCTGCTTAGAAAAAGGAGCCCCGGTGCATCCTGAACAGTGATGCACCCTAAAGAGCCGCTCCCCGACCTTGATTCCTGACTTGTGGCTTCTAACACTGGGGTTCGTTGAGGAGCCCGGTCCAGGTTCTGAGGGCTTTTAAAGAAGAATCCGGGGTCATGACCACCTACGCTAATTTTTCCCAGGGCTAAAATCAAGGATTTTGTTGGGGACGAGGGTAAGGTTGGTTGCGTGAAATCGAGAGCTTTTCGATGGGGGTCCGAGTCACGGAGGATCCCCTCTCCTCAGGGAACTCCTGCAACCACCCGCTGCGAGCTTCTCACGTAGGGGCCCGAATTCCCT includes:
- the IZUMO1 gene encoding izumo sperm-egg fusion protein 1 isoform X2, which gives rise to MGPQFTLLCAALAGCLLPAEECVICDPSVVLALKSLEKDYLPGHLDAKHHKALMERVEKAVKDFQELSLNEDTYMGVVDEATLQKGSWSLLKDLKRITDSDVKGDLFVKELFWMLHLQKETFATYVARFQKEAYCPNKCGVMLQTLIWCKNCKKEVHACRKSYDCGERNVEVPQMEDMILDCELNWHQASEGLTDYSFYRVWGNNTETLVSKGKEPTLTKSMVGPEDAGSYRCELGSVNSSPATVINFRVTVLPKRVDEEKPSPNIVTPGEATTESSNTLQPLKPEKMLKGRLLGLLIWGSLALITGITFAIFCRRKVIDFIKSSLFGLGSGVVEQPQVPKEKDTDSRHQ
- the IZUMO1 gene encoding izumo sperm-egg fusion protein 1 isoform X1; amino-acid sequence: MDFGFSPFSVLLLSVWGESSLPNGLRELCAPAAMGPQFTLLCAALAGCLLPAEECVICDPSVVLALKSLEKDYLPGHLDAKHHKALMERVEKAVKDFQELSLNEDTYMGVVDEATLQKGSWSLLKDLKRITDSDVKGDLFVKELFWMLHLQKETFATYVARFQKEAYCPNKCGVMLQTLIWCKNCKKEVHACRKSYDCGERNVEVPQMEDMILDCELNWHQASEGLTDYSFYRVWGNNTETLVSKGKEPTLTKSMVGPEDAGSYRCELGSVNSSPATVINFRVTVLPKRVDEEKPSPNIVTPGEATTESSNTLQPLKPEKMLKGRLLGLLIWGSLALITGITFAIFCRRKVIDFIKSSLFGLGSGVVEQPQVPKEKDTDSRHQ
- the IZUMO1 gene encoding izumo sperm-egg fusion protein 1 isoform X4, which gives rise to MEDMILDCELNWHQASEGLTDYSFYRVWGNNTETLVSKGKEPTLTKSMVGPEDAGSYRCELGSVNSSPATVINFRVTVLPKRVDEEKPSPNIVTPGEATTESSNTLQPLKPEKMLKGRLLGLLIWGSLALITGITFAIFCRRKVIDFIKSSLFGLGSGVVEQPQVPKEKDTDSRHQ
- the IZUMO1 gene encoding izumo sperm-egg fusion protein 1 isoform X3; amino-acid sequence: MLHLQKETFATYVARFQKEAYCPNKCGVMLQTLIWCKNCKKEVHACRKSYDCGERNVEVPQMEDMILDCELNWHQASEGLTDYSFYRVWGNNTETLVSKGKEPTLTKSMVGPEDAGSYRCELGSVNSSPATVINFRVTVLPKRVDEEKPSPNIVTPGEATTESSNTLQPLKPEKMLKGRLLGLLIWGSLALITGITFAIFCRRKVIDFIKSSLFGLGSGVVEQPQVPKEKDTDSRHQ